The following proteins come from a genomic window of Natronosalvus vescus:
- a CDS encoding HVO_2753 family zinc finger protein, whose protein sequence is MSSTDRRETRSCVSCGINIAGTNAASFKCPDCGAQIYRCAKCRKQSNLYECPDCGFTGP, encoded by the coding sequence ATGAGTTCCACGGATCGACGGGAGACTCGTTCCTGTGTCTCCTGTGGGATCAACATCGCGGGCACGAACGCCGCGTCGTTCAAATGCCCAGACTGTGGCGCACAGATCTACCGGTGTGCCAAGTGTCGCAAACAGAGCAACCTCTATGAGTGCCCCGACTGCGGGTTCACCGGCCCCTAG
- a CDS encoding elongation factor 1-beta — protein sequence MGKVAAKIKVMPQSPEIDLDALQERLENALVEGAKINGVEREEVAFGLVALYPTVIVPDGAGGTEGVEETFSEVEGVESVTVENVGRI from the coding sequence ATGGGAAAAGTTGCAGCCAAAATCAAGGTCATGCCGCAAAGTCCTGAGATCGACCTCGACGCGCTCCAGGAGCGCCTCGAGAACGCCCTCGTCGAGGGCGCAAAGATCAACGGCGTCGAGCGCGAGGAAGTCGCGTTCGGCCTCGTTGCGCTCTACCCGACCGTGATCGTCCCTGACGGCGCGGGCGGTACCGAAGGCGTCGAAGAGACCTTCTCGGAGGTCGAAGGCGTCGAGAGCGTCACCGTCGAGAACGTCGGCCGTATCTGA
- a CDS encoding 50S ribosomal protein L10 → MSAEAERKTENLPEWKREEVAELEALIEDYESIGVVGITGIPSKQLQDMRRGLHGTAVVRVSRNTLQTRALETADLDDLVEHVDGQVGIVATNANPFALYKELEASKTPAPINAGEIAPNDIVIPEGDTGVDPGPFVGELQQVGANARIDEGSIKVMEDSTVLEAGEEVSADLANVLNELEIEPKEVGLDLRAVFSEGVLFDPEDLDIDVEAYESDVQTAVAFARNLSINAGYPTAQTVPTIIAKATGEAKSLGLHAAIEDEELMPDLVRKADAQLRAIAAQIDDEDALPEELQGVEAPAPAAASDEAESADDQDESDADDGDDDEDDEDDDGDGAEGLGAMFG, encoded by the coding sequence ATGAGTGCTGAAGCAGAGCGCAAGACCGAAAACCTTCCAGAGTGGAAGCGCGAAGAGGTTGCCGAGCTCGAAGCCCTCATCGAGGACTACGAGAGCATCGGCGTCGTCGGCATCACCGGGATTCCGTCGAAACAGCTCCAGGACATGCGACGCGGATTGCACGGCACGGCCGTCGTACGCGTCAGTCGGAACACCCTGCAGACGCGTGCGCTCGAGACGGCCGATCTCGACGACCTCGTCGAGCACGTCGACGGGCAGGTTGGCATCGTCGCGACGAACGCCAACCCGTTCGCGCTCTACAAGGAGCTCGAGGCGTCGAAGACGCCCGCACCGATCAACGCTGGCGAAATCGCCCCGAACGACATCGTCATCCCAGAAGGTGACACGGGGGTCGACCCCGGCCCGTTCGTTGGCGAACTCCAGCAGGTCGGTGCTAACGCCCGGATCGACGAGGGTTCGATCAAGGTCATGGAGGACTCGACCGTCCTCGAAGCCGGTGAGGAGGTATCCGCGGATCTCGCGAACGTCCTCAACGAGCTCGAAATCGAGCCCAAGGAAGTGGGTCTCGACCTGCGCGCCGTCTTCTCCGAGGGCGTGCTGTTCGACCCCGAGGATCTCGACATCGACGTCGAGGCCTACGAGAGCGACGTGCAGACGGCTGTCGCCTTCGCACGAAACCTCTCGATCAACGCGGGCTACCCGACGGCACAGACCGTGCCGACGATCATCGCCAAAGCGACGGGCGAGGCAAAGAGCCTCGGCCTGCACGCGGCGATCGAAGATGAGGAACTCATGCCCGATCTCGTCCGCAAAGCCGACGCGCAACTGCGCGCAATTGCGGCCCAGATCGACGACGAGGACGCGCTCCCGGAGGAACTCCAGGGCGTCGAAGCGCCCGCCCCTGCGGCGGCGTCCGACGAAGCGGAATCGGCCGATGACCAAGACGAGTCCGACGCAGACGACGGCGACGATGACGAAGACGACGAAGACGATGACGGCGACGGCGCGGAAGGACTCGGTGCGATGTTCGGATAA
- a CDS encoding HemK2/MTQ2 family protein methyltransferase — protein MDLAERRGLETDVYQPAEDSRLLADAATDRLEGGDLILEVGTGSGYVAEQIATNTDARVVAADLNPHAVSQARDRGLEAVRADLVAPFVDGAFDAVVFNPPYLPTEPDHEWDDWMERALSGGEDGRAVIDPFLEQVPRVLASDGVVLLLVSSLTGVEAVVERAGECGFSAVAVADESFPYETLTVLEMWL, from the coding sequence ATGGATCTCGCCGAACGCCGCGGCCTCGAGACCGACGTCTACCAGCCTGCGGAGGACTCGCGATTGCTCGCTGACGCTGCCACCGACCGTCTCGAGGGCGGCGACTTGATCCTCGAGGTCGGGACGGGTTCCGGATACGTCGCCGAGCAGATTGCCACCAACACGGACGCGCGTGTCGTTGCAGCCGATCTCAACCCACACGCCGTCTCGCAGGCTCGCGACCGTGGACTCGAGGCGGTGCGAGCAGATCTCGTGGCACCGTTTGTCGACGGGGCGTTCGATGCAGTCGTGTTCAACCCGCCGTATCTCCCGACGGAGCCGGATCACGAGTGGGACGACTGGATGGAGCGCGCCCTCTCGGGCGGCGAAGACGGTCGGGCAGTGATCGATCCGTTCCTCGAGCAGGTTCCCCGGGTGCTGGCCTCCGACGGCGTCGTTCTGTTACTGGTGAGCAGCCTCACCGGGGTCGAGGCAGTGGTCGAGCGCGCAGGCGAGTGTGGGTTCAGTGCGGTCGCCGTCGCCGACGAATCGTTCCCCTACGAGACGCTAACGGTGCTCGAGATGTGGCTGTAA
- a CDS encoding 5-methyltetrahydropteroyltriglutamate--homocysteine methyltransferase has protein sequence MTDYVSTTPGLFPLPDWSKDELSDLKGHQKHDLISGDERAEITSVYEKSRAAVVDLQVEAGLDLVTEGQLRWDDMLAHPLAVHDAVDTQGIVRYYDNNNFYRDPVVTDDLDFSGDVASELEAAAELTDNPLQAVLPGPYSLADLASDEHYGDEETFLAAVAEFLAGEVEAFPDHETLFLLEPSLVENAPGDGLDERASDAIDVVSGATDANVIVQPFYGALEEKVYAHLLDADIDAVGFDFVTEQEQNLYTLQEYGAPDDIALGLVDGQNTLVEDPEAIRDRAEWVFDQLPVTDFETAYLTTNTETFYLPYAKFEAKLEALAEAAALAEVTHA, from the coding sequence ATGACTGACTACGTATCGACCACACCGGGACTGTTCCCGCTCCCGGACTGGTCGAAAGACGAACTTTCGGATCTCAAAGGCCATCAGAAACACGACCTCATCAGCGGGGATGAGAGGGCGGAGATCACCTCCGTCTACGAGAAATCGCGTGCGGCGGTCGTCGATCTCCAGGTCGAGGCCGGCCTCGACCTGGTCACCGAGGGGCAGCTTCGATGGGACGATATGCTCGCCCATCCGCTGGCGGTACACGACGCCGTCGACACCCAGGGGATCGTCCGCTACTACGACAACAACAACTTCTATCGAGACCCCGTCGTCACCGACGACCTCGATTTCTCGGGAGACGTCGCCTCGGAACTCGAGGCCGCGGCCGAGTTGACCGACAATCCGCTCCAGGCCGTTTTACCGGGCCCGTACTCGCTGGCTGACCTCGCTTCCGACGAGCACTATGGCGACGAGGAGACGTTCCTCGCCGCCGTCGCTGAGTTCCTGGCCGGCGAAGTCGAGGCGTTCCCCGACCACGAGACGCTCTTTTTGCTCGAGCCCTCGCTCGTCGAGAACGCGCCGGGTGACGGTCTCGACGAACGTGCGAGCGATGCGATCGACGTCGTGTCAGGGGCGACCGACGCGAACGTCATCGTCCAGCCGTTCTACGGCGCGCTCGAGGAGAAGGTATACGCCCACCTGCTCGACGCCGACATCGACGCCGTCGGCTTCGACTTCGTCACCGAACAAGAGCAGAACCTGTACACCCTTCAGGAGTACGGCGCACCGGACGACATCGCGCTGGGGCTGGTAGACGGACAGAACACGCTGGTCGAAGATCCCGAAGCAATCCGCGACCGCGCCGAGTGGGTGTTCGACCAGCTTCCGGTAACGGACTTCGAGACGGCGTATCTGACGACCAATACCGAAACGTTCTACCTGCCCTACGCCAAGTTCGAGGCCAAACTCGAGGCCCTTGCGGAGGCTGCGGCACTGGCGGAGGTGACCCACGCATGA
- a CDS encoding DUF202 domain-containing protein produces the protein MANSLSDDQRVIELEAVRLVLSALVLAVLAVALMQFPDGHDLGFGLVVMAILVLCYAWVKARYRSRVARSRAGIDVENR, from the coding sequence ATGGCAAATTCACTTTCCGACGACCAGCGGGTCATCGAACTCGAGGCGGTTCGTCTCGTCCTGTCGGCACTGGTGCTGGCGGTTCTCGCTGTCGCACTGATGCAGTTTCCGGACGGGCACGACCTCGGATTCGGTCTCGTAGTGATGGCCATCCTGGTGCTCTGCTACGCCTGGGTGAAGGCTCGGTATCGAAGCCGGGTCGCTCGAAGCCGGGCTGGTATCGACGTCGAAAATCGATAG
- a CDS encoding tripartite tricarboxylate transporter permease, whose protein sequence is MLALVEVSVDPSFTAALLCWILGGAALGSISGLIPGLHANNFALLLAGVVPSMPGPPLFVGCAMLSAGVVHTFLNAVPAMALGVPDAEMAVTALPGHRMVLEGRGFEAIRLSAVGSLLAVLIAIPLAIPVTVAVTAVYPQLRANLSIILLVIVLALVASEYTWFRRVAGALSFLLAAVLGWATLDISPDAPLEAGGMLAPLFAGLFGAPVLIDAIRGGGVPPQGGRELRMTRPILTITAIAGALAGAIVGYLPGISAAIAAVAVLVVLPGGANDRGYIVATSGVDTSNTIFALFALVAIGQPRSGVMVAFQNANAPLELPILVSGVVIAGIIGFALVILIGDAYLELVGRIAYWKISAVVLTLLLCLSYLFTGLTGVGVFVIAAVVGLVPVRLRARRVHLMGVLIGPLTLAGL, encoded by the coding sequence ATGCTGGCTCTCGTCGAGGTGAGCGTCGATCCGTCGTTTACGGCGGCGCTACTGTGCTGGATCCTCGGCGGGGCTGCTCTCGGATCGATCAGCGGGTTGATTCCCGGCCTGCACGCCAACAACTTCGCCCTGCTGCTGGCAGGCGTCGTGCCGTCGATGCCCGGCCCACCGCTGTTCGTCGGTTGTGCCATGCTCTCGGCTGGCGTCGTCCACACCTTCCTGAACGCCGTCCCGGCGATGGCACTGGGGGTACCGGACGCCGAGATGGCCGTGACCGCCCTGCCCGGTCATCGGATGGTACTCGAGGGCCGCGGGTTCGAGGCGATTCGGCTCTCTGCGGTGGGCAGCCTACTGGCGGTGCTGATCGCGATTCCGCTCGCCATCCCCGTCACTGTGGCGGTCACCGCCGTGTATCCACAGCTGCGGGCGAACCTCTCGATTATTCTGCTGGTGATCGTCCTCGCGCTCGTGGCATCCGAGTACACCTGGTTCAGACGTGTCGCCGGAGCACTCTCGTTTCTGCTGGCAGCCGTCCTCGGCTGGGCAACCCTCGACATATCGCCCGACGCCCCGCTCGAGGCCGGAGGGATGCTCGCCCCGTTGTTTGCCGGCCTGTTCGGCGCACCCGTATTGATCGACGCGATCAGAGGTGGCGGCGTGCCACCACAGGGTGGGCGAGAACTCCGAATGACACGACCAATCTTGACGATCACCGCTATTGCGGGTGCACTGGCGGGAGCAATCGTCGGCTACCTCCCGGGGATTTCGGCCGCAATCGCCGCGGTGGCCGTCCTCGTCGTCCTCCCTGGCGGTGCGAACGACCGTGGCTACATCGTGGCCACCAGCGGTGTCGATACCTCCAACACAATCTTCGCCCTGTTCGCACTCGTCGCCATCGGCCAGCCACGATCCGGGGTGATGGTCGCCTTTCAGAACGCCAACGCCCCGCTCGAGTTGCCGATCCTCGTCTCGGGGGTCGTCATCGCTGGAATAATTGGCTTCGCGCTGGTGATTTTGATTGGCGACGCCTACCTCGAGTTGGTCGGACGGATCGCGTACTGGAAAATCTCTGCGGTCGTGTTGACGTTGTTGCTCTGTCTTTCCTACCTGTTCACCGGGCTGACCGGTGTCGGGGTCTTTGTGATCGCGGCGGTCGTTGGACTCGTTCCCGTTCGGCTGAGAGCTCGGCGGGTGCACCTCATGGGAGTGTTAATCGGCCCCTTAACACTTGCCGGATTGTGA
- the rpl12p gene encoding 50S ribosomal protein P1, giving the protein MEYVYAALILNETDEEINEDNLTGVLEAAGVEVEESRVKALVAALEDVDIDEAVAEAAAVPAAGAAAGGAAAAADEGDEEVEETSDVPDTTDDDDDEEEEASGEGLGELFG; this is encoded by the coding sequence ATGGAATACGTCTACGCAGCACTCATCCTGAACGAGACGGACGAAGAGATCAACGAAGACAACCTGACCGGCGTGCTCGAGGCCGCTGGTGTCGAAGTCGAGGAATCCCGTGTGAAGGCGCTCGTCGCAGCACTCGAGGACGTCGACATCGACGAGGCCGTCGCCGAGGCGGCCGCCGTCCCCGCAGCTGGAGCCGCCGCCGGTGGCGCTGCAGCCGCAGCCGACGAGGGCGACGAAGAGGTCGAAGAGACCAGCGACGTCCCGGACACGACGGACGACGACGATGACGAAGAGGAAGAGGCCAGCGGCGAGGGTCTCGGCGAACTCTTCGGTTAA
- a CDS encoding mechanosensitive ion channel family protein: MYELLTSLEWLAEEFPTQNQKIAVTVAASGLLLLVLVSYRRLQSWLSSRIQALYADIVTTIVLLGTSVLTLLVTIGVWGATDDISDLMSEFDIGQDVIARLAVSFILLVMTYIVWRFAKRLVHDLVASSPSVTDHQEEVSHRILQVTIWSLSFVVILSIWIDDLSGLLVGAGFLGIVVGMAARQTLGSLLAGFVLMFSRSFEIGHWVELDGREGTVTDISIFNTQIRSFDGEYIIVPNDVVTASIVTNRSKTGRLRLEVEVGVDYDVDIDQAATLARDALESVEDAMEVPEPQVITKDFGDSAVILGVRFWIEKPSARRRSIARTNAISAIKSQFADADVKIPYPQRELSGREETSGFRVADDRSASAEGERSNGSTGKPADVDEPGADEQAAATETNSAEDD; this comes from the coding sequence ATGTACGAACTGCTCACCAGCCTCGAGTGGCTCGCAGAGGAATTCCCAACCCAGAATCAGAAGATCGCTGTGACGGTCGCAGCGTCGGGACTGTTGTTGCTCGTATTGGTCTCTTACCGTCGCCTCCAGTCCTGGTTGTCGAGCCGAATCCAGGCGTTGTACGCGGACATCGTCACGACCATCGTCCTCCTGGGAACCAGCGTACTCACGCTGTTGGTGACCATCGGCGTCTGGGGCGCCACCGACGACATCTCGGATCTCATGTCTGAGTTCGATATCGGTCAGGACGTCATCGCCCGGTTGGCGGTCTCGTTCATCCTCCTCGTCATGACCTACATCGTCTGGCGCTTCGCCAAGCGATTGGTGCACGACCTCGTCGCGTCCTCTCCGTCAGTGACCGACCACCAGGAGGAGGTCTCCCATCGCATTTTGCAGGTCACGATCTGGTCGCTTTCGTTCGTCGTTATTCTGAGTATCTGGATCGACGACCTCAGTGGACTCCTCGTCGGTGCCGGCTTCCTGGGCATCGTCGTCGGTATGGCCGCCAGACAGACCCTCGGCTCCCTCCTCGCTGGGTTCGTCCTGATGTTCTCCCGATCGTTCGAGATCGGCCACTGGGTCGAACTCGACGGTCGTGAGGGTACCGTCACCGATATCTCGATCTTCAACACCCAGATTCGGTCGTTCGACGGCGAGTACATCATCGTCCCGAACGACGTCGTCACCGCGAGCATCGTCACGAACCGATCGAAGACGGGACGACTCCGTTTAGAGGTCGAGGTCGGTGTCGATTACGACGTAGACATCGACCAGGCGGCCACGCTGGCCCGGGACGCTCTCGAATCCGTCGAGGATGCGATGGAGGTACCGGAGCCACAGGTGATCACCAAGGATTTCGGTGATTCAGCAGTGATCCTGGGCGTGCGGTTCTGGATCGAGAAACCGAGCGCTCGCCGACGATCGATCGCCCGAACGAACGCGATCAGTGCGATCAAATCCCAGTTCGCCGACGCCGATGTCAAGATTCCATATCCACAGCGCGAACTGTCTGGACGCGAGGAAACGAGTGGATTTCGTGTTGCCGACGACCGATCGGCATCGGCTGAGGGAGAGCGTTCGAATGGGTCGACGGGGAAACCCGCTGATGTCGACGAACCTGGGGCCGACGAGCAGGCGGCGGCAACCGAGACCAACTCGGCGGAGGACGACTGA
- a CDS encoding 16S ribosomal RNA methyltransferase A, giving the protein MRDPDGLIARAGVRGNPDRDQHFLVDDRVLDRLPTYLEGVSLEGDDGSITDHILEIGGGTGALTDRLLAVADDVTVVERDRQLADFLTEEFAKEIADDRLTVISGDALEVSLPPFTACVSNLPYGVSSEITFRLLPEGRPLILMFQKEFAERMVAEPGTPEYGRLSVSTQHFAAAELVETVPKEAFSPPPQVESAVVRLVPRVPDYAVDDEEFFLRFVKAVFTQRRKTMRNAIRNTAHISGLDDPDAVVDAASEELLQKRAGAVTPAEFAALATLADDVGRHTEEG; this is encoded by the coding sequence ATGAGAGATCCAGACGGATTGATCGCCCGGGCGGGGGTTCGTGGGAATCCGGATCGCGATCAACACTTTCTCGTCGACGACCGCGTCCTTGATCGGTTACCGACGTATCTCGAGGGTGTTTCGCTCGAGGGCGATGACGGCTCCATAACCGACCACATTCTCGAGATCGGCGGGGGAACGGGTGCGCTGACCGATCGGCTCCTCGCCGTCGCAGATGACGTGACCGTTGTCGAACGAGATCGTCAGCTCGCCGACTTTCTCACCGAAGAATTCGCCAAAGAGATCGCCGATGATCGGCTGACCGTCATCTCTGGGGACGCCCTCGAGGTATCACTCCCGCCGTTTACCGCCTGCGTGTCGAACCTTCCGTACGGCGTCTCGAGTGAGATCACGTTCCGGTTGCTCCCCGAGGGCCGACCCCTGATTTTGATGTTTCAGAAGGAGTTCGCCGAGCGCATGGTGGCCGAACCGGGGACGCCCGAGTACGGTCGGTTATCGGTCTCGACACAGCATTTCGCGGCAGCCGAACTCGTCGAGACCGTTCCGAAAGAGGCGTTCTCGCCGCCACCACAGGTCGAGAGCGCAGTCGTACGGCTGGTTCCGCGAGTCCCGGACTACGCGGTCGACGACGAGGAGTTCTTCCTCCGGTTCGTCAAGGCGGTGTTCACCCAGCGCCGGAAGACGATGCGAAACGCGATTCGTAACACGGCACACATCTCGGGGCTCGACGATCCGGATGCAGTCGTCGACGCTGCCAGCGAGGAGTTGCTCCAGAAACGTGCCGGTGCTGTGACGCCTGCGGAGTTCGCCGCGCTGGCGACCCTCGCCGACGACGTCGGCCGCCACACAGAGGAGGGGTGA
- a CDS encoding cystathionine gamma-synthase encodes MENDQFRIETRSIHAGQEPDDETGALMTPIFANSTYEQDAPGDHRGYEYSRTGNPTRTDLEENLASLESADYGRCFASGMGSINTVLNLLESGDHVVTGNDVYGGTHRIFTQVYDQYEIEFTFVDMTDLEAIEAAFQDNTELLWLETPTNPLMSIVDIEGATAIADEHDAISVIDNTFATPYLQRPLELGADVVSHSLTKYLGGHSDVVGGALLTNDPDLDERFGFYQNAVGATPGPFDCFLVLRGTKTLPVRMDRHCENARTIADWLNDHPDVERVYYPGLEDHPGHDVAASQMDDFGGMLSFELDGTLEQASTVVEETAVFTLAESLGGVESLIEQPAPMTHAAIPREERLEAGLTDSLIRVSVGIEHVDDLIGDLEQAIDAALEATD; translated from the coding sequence ATGGAGAACGATCAGTTCCGGATCGAAACTCGCTCGATCCACGCTGGCCAGGAGCCCGACGACGAAACCGGGGCGCTCATGACCCCGATTTTCGCCAACTCGACGTACGAACAGGACGCACCCGGCGACCATCGTGGCTACGAGTACTCACGAACCGGGAACCCCACCCGAACCGACCTCGAGGAGAACCTCGCCAGTCTCGAGTCCGCCGACTACGGCCGCTGTTTCGCCAGCGGCATGGGATCGATCAACACCGTGCTCAACCTGCTCGAATCGGGCGACCACGTCGTCACCGGTAACGATGTCTACGGCGGCACCCACCGGATCTTCACCCAGGTGTACGACCAGTACGAGATCGAGTTCACGTTCGTCGATATGACCGACCTGGAGGCGATCGAGGCCGCCTTCCAGGACAACACCGAACTCCTGTGGCTCGAGACGCCCACCAACCCTCTCATGTCGATCGTCGACATCGAGGGTGCGACGGCGATCGCCGACGAACACGACGCCATCTCGGTCATCGACAACACCTTCGCCACGCCCTACCTCCAGCGCCCGCTCGAGCTCGGTGCCGACGTCGTCAGTCACTCGCTCACCAAGTACCTCGGCGGTCACTCCGACGTCGTTGGGGGTGCTTTGCTGACGAACGATCCGGACCTCGACGAGCGCTTTGGCTTCTACCAGAACGCCGTTGGCGCGACCCCCGGCCCGTTCGACTGTTTCCTCGTCCTCCGGGGAACGAAGACGCTCCCCGTCCGAATGGATCGACATTGCGAGAACGCCCGCACCATCGCCGACTGGCTGAACGACCACCCGGACGTCGAGCGCGTCTACTATCCGGGCCTCGAGGATCATCCCGGACACGACGTTGCGGCCAGCCAGATGGACGACTTCGGCGGCATGTTGAGTTTCGAACTCGACGGCACGCTCGAGCAAGCCTCTACCGTGGTCGAAGAAACAGCGGTTTTCACTCTCGCCGAAAGCCTGGGCGGCGTCGAGAGCCTGATCGAACAGCCCGCCCCGATGACTCACGCCGCTATTCCCCGCGAGGAACGACTCGAGGCCGGATTGACAGACAGCCTGATTCGCGTCTCGGTGGGCATCGAACACGTCGACGACCTGATCGGGGATCTCGAGCAAGCGATCGACGCGGCGCTCGAGGCCACCGACTAA
- a CDS encoding 50S ribosomal protein L21e, producing MPNSNGPRQGTRRKLANKPRERGTSPPQRAIQEYDVGQKVHLKIDPSVPKGRFHPRFDGHTGEVVGKQGTAFKVQITDGRVEKTLIATAAHLRAQK from the coding sequence ATGCCGAACTCGAATGGACCTCGACAGGGAACCCGGCGGAAACTCGCGAACAAACCACGAGAGCGCGGAACCTCTCCACCACAGCGGGCGATTCAGGAGTACGACGTGGGCCAGAAAGTCCACCTCAAAATCGACCCAAGTGTGCCGAAAGGACGCTTCCACCCGCGCTTTGACGGCCACACCGGTGAAGTGGTTGGCAAGCAGGGAACCGCGTTCAAAGTCCAGATCACTGACGGGCGAGTCGAGAAGACGCTCATCGCCACCGCCGCACACCTCCGCGCTCAGAAATAG
- a CDS encoding 50S ribosomal protein L1 yields the protein MANSDIENAVTRALEDAPDRNFTETVDLAINLRDLDLNEPSNRVDESVVLPSGTGQETQIVVIAEGETAVRAEEVADQVLSGSDVADLEDDDAKDLADATDFFIAEEAMMQDIARHLGTILGPRGKMPDPLSPDDDVVETVNRLKNTVQIRSRDRRTFHTRVGAEDMTAEDIADNIDVILRRLHADLEKGPQNIDSVYVKTTMGPSVEVA from the coding sequence ATGGCAAATTCGGATATTGAAAACGCAGTCACTCGCGCACTCGAGGACGCACCCGATCGGAACTTTACCGAGACGGTCGACCTCGCAATCAACCTGCGCGACCTTGACCTAAACGAACCGTCGAATCGTGTCGATGAGTCCGTCGTGTTGCCGTCCGGAACCGGCCAGGAAACACAGATCGTCGTGATCGCCGAAGGCGAAACCGCCGTCCGCGCCGAAGAGGTTGCGGATCAGGTGCTTTCGGGGAGCGACGTGGCCGATCTGGAGGACGACGATGCCAAAGATTTGGCAGACGCGACAGACTTCTTCATTGCCGAAGAGGCGATGATGCAAGACATCGCTCGGCACCTGGGTACGATCCTGGGCCCCCGAGGGAAGATGCCGGATCCGCTCTCACCCGACGACGACGTCGTGGAGACGGTCAACCGGCTGAAGAACACCGTGCAGATCCGATCCCGTGACCGGCGTACGTTCCACACGCGCGTCGGTGCCGAGGACATGACCGCCGAGGATATCGCCGACAACATCGACGTGATCCTTCGGCGGCTACACGCCGACCTCGAGAAAGGCCCCCAGAACATCGACTCCGTCTACGTGAAAACGACGATGGGGCCGTCCGTGGAGGTGGCCTGA
- a CDS encoding RNA polymerase Rpb4 family protein — MTIFKEIVDEEYLTVSETKDLLADIEAERALDEDRELRYELARAIEHVNRFAILDTDDAQALVDDLQELEKIDEPTAYKIANLLPRDRQELRTVFAQQRYSLSGEELDEILDVIAQYV, encoded by the coding sequence ATGACTATCTTCAAAGAGATCGTTGACGAGGAGTATCTGACGGTCTCGGAGACGAAGGACTTGCTCGCCGACATCGAGGCCGAACGAGCGCTTGATGAAGACCGCGAGCTCCGGTACGAACTCGCTCGTGCAATCGAGCACGTCAACCGCTTTGCTATCCTCGATACCGACGACGCACAGGCCCTCGTCGACGACCTGCAGGAACTCGAGAAGATCGACGAACCGACGGCGTACAAGATCGCAAACCTCCTGCCCCGCGACCGCCAGGAGCTCCGGACGGTGTTCGCCCAGCAGCGATACTCGCTTTCTGGTGAGGAACTCGACGAAATCCTCGACGTCATCGCTCAGTACGTCTGA
- a CDS encoding DUF655 domain-containing protein, with amino-acid sequence MSEVDSDESDVRRAVVLDYLAHGLSDGRRRYQQSPAGYALGVDDFTLYEVAFDETARITIGTRVVVEPQEERDVVEDCRPVEYERLSSGAQSELEYVIHDLIEEDEERFVDFYNEAQPITLRLHQLNLLPGIGKKLRNTVLDERKRKPFESFKELEERVSGLHDPGDVLANRILEELRDEDLKYRTFVGREQ; translated from the coding sequence ATGAGCGAAGTCGATAGCGATGAGAGTGATGTCCGTCGGGCAGTGGTACTCGACTATCTCGCCCACGGACTCTCGGATGGACGTCGCCGCTACCAGCAGTCACCTGCCGGATACGCCCTCGGGGTAGACGACTTTACGTTGTACGAGGTCGCATTCGACGAGACGGCACGGATCACGATCGGAACACGAGTCGTGGTCGAACCCCAGGAAGAGCGGGACGTCGTCGAGGATTGTCGACCCGTCGAGTACGAGCGGCTCTCCTCGGGAGCCCAGTCGGAGCTCGAGTACGTCATCCACGATCTCATCGAAGAGGACGAGGAGCGATTTGTCGATTTCTACAACGAAGCACAGCCGATCACGCTCCGACTTCACCAGCTCAACCTCTTACCGGGGATCGGGAAAAAACTGCGCAACACCGTCCTCGACGAGCGCAAGCGCAAACCGTTCGAAAGTTTCAAGGAACTCGAAGAGCGCGTCTCTGGCTTACACGATCCCGGTGACGTGCTGGCGAACCGAATCCTCGAGGAACTTCGGGACGAAGATCTCAAGTACCGAACCTTCGTCGGTCGAGAGCAATGA